The proteins below are encoded in one region of Marinobacter sp. F4206:
- a CDS encoding YihY/virulence factor BrkB family protein, whose amino-acid sequence MASFQFRERLQSAEDWILANPNPPQSWPWTWLYKVGRSAYALVRDVVSGQLTLHAMSLVYTTLLSIVPLLALSFSVLKALGVHQRMEPFLFQFFEPMGPQGIELAEKILGFVDNMKVGVLGSVGLALLVYTVISLLQKIERSFNMIWRVPDMRSMAQRFSNYLSVIMVGPLLMVSAIGASATIFSSTYVQALMDIEPFGSLILVISRFTPFFLVVGAFTFVYIFMPNTRVKLRYAFIGGLVAGVSWQAGGMLFASFVAGSAKYAAIYSSFAIGIILLIWTYLNWMILLLGASLAFYLQNPGSVAKREKVQLAPELQEKVALALMWMVAKPFSDGERAPQQEVLEHRLRVPGEVTRGVSDKLIRAGLLSLAGRQGDQLVPGRSLDGISLADVLKVVRRDEDRVVDRLPVYLPFDLLHGTEERLSTSFAELLKAGRTVEETIEEAEKETVSHSHS is encoded by the coding sequence GTGGCTTCATTCCAATTTCGAGAACGGCTTCAGTCGGCGGAAGACTGGATCCTGGCAAACCCGAATCCGCCACAAAGCTGGCCGTGGACCTGGCTCTACAAGGTAGGGCGCTCGGCCTATGCCCTGGTCCGGGATGTCGTGAGTGGGCAGCTGACCCTGCACGCCATGAGTCTGGTCTACACCACGCTGCTCAGCATCGTTCCCCTGTTGGCCCTGAGTTTCTCGGTGCTAAAGGCCCTGGGGGTACACCAACGGATGGAGCCGTTTCTGTTCCAGTTCTTTGAGCCGATGGGCCCGCAGGGCATCGAACTGGCGGAAAAGATATTGGGTTTCGTCGACAACATGAAAGTTGGCGTGCTGGGCTCGGTGGGGCTGGCGCTGCTGGTGTACACGGTGATCTCGCTGCTTCAGAAGATCGAGCGCTCCTTCAACATGATCTGGCGGGTGCCGGACATGCGCTCCATGGCCCAGCGCTTCAGTAATTACCTGAGCGTCATCATGGTAGGCCCCCTGTTGATGGTCTCCGCCATTGGTGCCAGTGCCACCATCTTCTCCTCTACCTATGTTCAGGCGCTGATGGATATCGAGCCCTTTGGTTCGCTTATCCTGGTGATCAGCCGGTTCACGCCCTTTTTCCTGGTAGTGGGCGCCTTCACCTTCGTCTACATCTTTATGCCCAACACCCGGGTGAAGCTTCGCTATGCCTTTATCGGCGGCTTGGTCGCGGGCGTGTCCTGGCAGGCCGGCGGAATGCTGTTTGCCTCGTTTGTGGCCGGCTCCGCCAAATATGCGGCCATCTACTCCAGCTTTGCCATCGGGATCATTCTGCTGATCTGGACCTACCTGAACTGGATGATCCTGCTCCTTGGCGCCAGTCTGGCGTTCTACCTACAGAACCCCGGTTCGGTGGCCAAGCGGGAGAAGGTCCAGTTAGCGCCGGAGCTACAGGAAAAGGTGGCCCTGGCATTGATGTGGATGGTGGCTAAACCGTTCAGTGACGGTGAGAGAGCCCCGCAGCAGGAAGTGCTTGAGCACCGGTTGCGGGTGCCCGGTGAGGTTACCCGGGGCGTGAGCGACAAGCTGATCCGTGCCGGGTTGCTGTCGCTGGCCGGACGTCAGGGAGACCAGCTGGTGCCGGGCCGAAGCCTGGACGGGATATCCCTTGCTGACGTGTTGAAGGTTGTCCGTCGTGATGAAGACCGTGTGGTCGACCGGCTGCCGGTTTACCTGCCGTTCGATCTACTGCACGGAACCGAGGAACGACTCTCAACATCCTTTGCGGAACTTCTGAAAGCGGGCAGGACGGTTGAAGAAACCATTGAAGAGGCTGAGAAAGAGACGGTCTCACACTCGCACAGCTGA
- a CDS encoding OmpP1/FadL family transporter, which yields MRLKLALAAITALVPASALATNGYFSHGYGTINKGMAGAGSALSQDSIAAATNPAGMAFIGTRIDGGVEVFSPKRKYSVDGNPAQNDMFPLTPGTYESSRDAFAIPHFGFNRSLSDNTAFGVSVFANGGMNTDYPGGNGGPFYAGRTGVNLEQLFIAPTWSWEFSDNQAIGISPVFAYQRFEAEGLQGFAAFSSDGGAVSNQGTDDAWGYGYQIGWQGEITDTLRGGISWRNILKMDEFDKYRGLFAEQGDFDIPQMFNAGIAWSGIPDHWFLLDVQHIRYSEINSVGNPLLPNLMTAPLGADQGAGFGWDDMTIVKLGWQWQQTPSHAWRAGVSYGENPISDEDVLLNILAPGIQEWHFTGGFTHNVTSNLELSGMAFFSPKNKVTGPNPLAANQTITLEMHQLGASASVGWTF from the coding sequence ATGCGTCTGAAACTTGCACTGGCCGCGATCACGGCCCTCGTCCCGGCCTCTGCGCTGGCAACCAACGGGTATTTCAGCCATGGATACGGCACCATTAATAAAGGCATGGCCGGCGCCGGAAGCGCCCTGTCCCAGGACAGCATCGCCGCCGCCACCAACCCAGCGGGCATGGCCTTCATTGGCACCCGGATTGACGGTGGTGTTGAGGTGTTTTCGCCAAAACGGAAGTACTCGGTAGACGGCAATCCGGCCCAGAACGACATGTTCCCCCTGACCCCGGGTACCTACGAAAGCAGCCGCGATGCATTTGCCATTCCCCATTTCGGCTTCAACCGGTCGCTGTCTGATAACACAGCGTTCGGCGTCTCGGTGTTCGCCAACGGCGGCATGAATACCGACTATCCGGGCGGCAATGGTGGTCCTTTCTACGCTGGCCGTACCGGCGTCAACCTCGAGCAACTGTTCATTGCCCCAACCTGGTCGTGGGAGTTTTCCGATAATCAGGCGATCGGTATTTCACCGGTGTTCGCGTATCAGCGCTTCGAGGCAGAAGGCCTCCAGGGCTTTGCCGCCTTCTCCTCTGACGGCGGCGCGGTATCGAATCAGGGTACCGACGATGCCTGGGGTTACGGTTACCAGATCGGCTGGCAGGGCGAAATCACCGACACCCTCCGGGGTGGGATAAGCTGGCGCAACATCCTGAAGATGGACGAGTTCGACAAATACCGCGGCCTGTTCGCCGAACAGGGGGACTTCGACATTCCGCAGATGTTTAACGCCGGCATTGCCTGGTCAGGCATTCCGGATCACTGGTTCCTGCTGGACGTTCAGCACATCCGCTACAGCGAGATCAACAGTGTCGGCAACCCGCTCCTGCCCAACCTGATGACTGCGCCCCTCGGGGCGGATCAGGGTGCCGGTTTCGGCTGGGATGACATGACCATCGTCAAGCTTGGCTGGCAGTGGCAGCAAACCCCCAGTCACGCCTGGCGCGCTGGTGTGAGTTATGGTGAAAACCCGATCTCCGATGAGGACGTGCTTCTGAACATCCTCGCGCCGGGGATTCAGGAATGGCATTTCACCGGCGGCTTCACCCATAACGTCACCAGCAACCTGGAACTGTCTGGCATGGCCTTCTTCTCACCCAAAAACAAGGTGACAGGGCCGAACCCACTGGCAGCCAACCAGACCATCACCCTCGAAATGCACCAGCTTGGCGCCTCTGCGAGCGTGGGCTGGACCTTCTGA
- a CDS encoding D-2-hydroxyacid dehydrogenase encodes MKAVFLDANTLGSDVDLTPIERITGDLVKHGKTAPGEVLERIRGFDTVIVNKVVLTREHFEACPELNTIAVVATGLNNIDQAAAKEHGVRVLNVTNYGRSTVAQHTMALILALATRLLDYDRDLRAGRWGKSDMFCLMDHPILELEGRTLGVVGYGDLGQGVIERAEAFGMKILLGARPGQSAGEVDGYPRLPLDELLPQADVLSLHCLLTDETRDLIGARELKMMKNDALLINTSRGGLVNEQALADALRAGEIGGAGFDVLTEEPPRNGNPLLANDIPNLIITPHSAWASREARQRIVDITARNLASVA; translated from the coding sequence ATGAAAGCCGTATTCCTTGATGCCAACACGTTGGGCAGTGATGTCGACCTTACCCCGATTGAGCGTATCACCGGAGATCTGGTGAAGCATGGCAAAACCGCGCCGGGTGAGGTGCTCGAGCGTATCCGCGGCTTTGATACGGTGATCGTCAACAAGGTGGTGCTGACGCGGGAGCATTTCGAGGCCTGCCCGGAGCTCAACACCATCGCCGTGGTTGCCACGGGTCTGAACAACATTGACCAGGCAGCGGCGAAGGAGCACGGCGTTCGTGTGCTGAATGTCACCAATTACGGTCGGTCCACCGTCGCCCAGCACACCATGGCGCTGATCTTGGCGCTGGCGACCCGGTTGCTGGATTACGACCGGGACCTGCGAGCCGGTCGCTGGGGCAAGAGCGACATGTTCTGCCTGATGGATCATCCGATCCTGGAGCTGGAAGGGCGCACCCTGGGCGTGGTGGGGTATGGCGATCTGGGGCAGGGCGTGATCGAGCGCGCCGAGGCCTTCGGCATGAAAATTCTGCTGGGCGCACGGCCCGGACAGTCAGCCGGCGAGGTGGATGGTTACCCGCGGCTGCCTCTGGACGAGCTCCTGCCGCAGGCGGATGTGCTGTCACTGCATTGCCTGCTCACCGACGAGACCCGGGACCTGATTGGGGCGCGGGAGCTGAAGATGATGAAAAACGACGCACTGTTGATCAACACCAGTCGCGGGGGGCTGGTGAATGAGCAGGCGCTGGCGGATGCACTTCGGGCCGGAGAGATTGGCGGCGCCGGCTTTGACGTGCTGACCGAGGAGCCGCCGCGCAACGGTAACCCGCTTCTGGCGAACGACATTCCGAACCTGATCATCACACCACACTCGGCCTGGGCAAGTCGCGAGGCCCGGCAACGCATTGTGGATATTACGGCGCGGAATCTTGCGTCGGTCGCCTGA